The following are encoded together in the Lathyrus oleraceus cultivar Zhongwan6 chromosome 3, CAAS_Psat_ZW6_1.0, whole genome shotgun sequence genome:
- the LOC127126606 gene encoding cationic amino acid transporter 4, vacuolar has product MIVNIGNEGVGAGERDRGWFRRFGSFIRRKQVDSAHHRSHSQLARKLSVVDLVGIGVGATIGAGVYILIGTVAREQAGPALVLSILIAGIAAALSAFCYAELACRCPSAGSAYHYTYICIGEGVAWLVGWSLILEYTIGASAVARGITPNLALFFGGEDNLPSFLARHTLPGLGIVVDPCAAVLIILITIPLCLGIKESSTVQSIATTINVSVMLFIITVGGYLGFKTGWVGYDLPSGFFPYGVNGMFAGSAVVFFSYIGFDTVSGTAEEVKNPQRDLPIGISTALAICCVLYMLVSAVIVGLVPYYALNPDTPISSAFSIYGMEWAVYIITTGAVTALFSSLLGSVLPQPRLFMAMARDGLLPSFFSDIYRRTQIPLKSTIVTGLFAAVLAFFMDVSQLAGMVSVGTLLAFTTVAVSVLIIRYVPPNEVPVPASLLTSVDPLLNQSGSDIEEETTMSPVDLASYFDNSDLHDKPDIRLEHPLIIKEVTKEEQNENTRRKFAGWSISFLCIGILMVTGAASVERCPRVLRVTLFGVGVIVLFCSIIVLACIKQDDTRHSFGHSGGFACPFVPFLPAACILINTYLLIDLGAATWLRVSVWLLIGLLIYLFYGRTHSSLLNAIYLPSARADEIHRSQANHLA; this is encoded by the exons GAGGGTGTTGGTGCTGGAGAAAGAGACAGAGGGTGGTTTAGGAGATTTGGAAGCTTCATTAGGAGGAAGCAAGTTGATTCTGCTCATCACAGGAGTCATTCTCAATTGGCTAGGAAGTTATCTGTAGTTGATCTTGTTGGAATTG GGGTTGGAGCTACAATAGGAGCTGGAGTGTATATTCTTATTGGAACAGTTGCTAGGGAGCAGGCAGGACCAGCACTTGTATTATCAATCTTAATTGCAGGAATAGCCGCTGCGCTATCAGCTTTCTGTTATGCAGAACTTGCATGTCGATGTCCGTCAGCAGGGAGTGCTTATCATTATACCTACATATGCATTGGAGAAGG GGTTGCTTGGTTGGTAGGTTGGTCCTTGATTCTAGAATATACAATTGGTGCTTCAGCTGTTGCTCGTGGCATAACCCCGAATCTG GCCTTGTTTTTTGGTGGTGAAGACAACCTACCTTCATTTCTGGCTCGTCATACCTTACCGGGTCTTGGAATAGTGGTTGATCCATGTGCAGCTGTATTAATTATTCTTATTACCATCCCCTTGTGCCTTGGAATCAAGGAG AGTTCAACAGTACAATCCATTGCGACAACCATAAATGTCTCTGTCATGCTATTCATCATTACAGTTGGTGGATATCTAGGTTTCAAAACCGGATGGGTTGGTTATGATCTCCCGAGCGG GTTTTTTCCTTACGGAGTGAATGGGATGTTTGCTGGGTCTGCAGTCGTTTTCTTTTCATACATTGGTTTTGATACAGTTTCCGGTACAGCTGAGGAG GTCAAAAATCCTCAACGAGATTTGCCAATCGGCATATCAACTGCATTAGCTATATGCTGCGTTCTGTATATGCTTGTATCAGCAGTTATTGTTGGCTTAGTACCGTATTATGCATTGAACCCTGACACCCCAATCTCCTCAGCATTTTCTATCTATGGGATGGAATGGGCAGT GTATATAATAACAACCGGAGCTGTCACTGCTCTTTTTTCCAGTTTGTTGGGGTCAGTTCTTCCTCAG CCACGGCTCTTTATGGCAATGGCTAGGGATGGCCTTCTACCCTCCTTCTTCTCAGATATCTATAGGCGCACACAGATTCCTTTGAAAAGCACTATTGTCACTGGTCTTTTTGCTGCTGTTCTTGCATTCTTTATGGATGTTTCTCAGTTAGCAGGAATG GTTAGCGTGGGAACATTGCTTGCCTTTACCACGGTTGCAGTTTCAGTTTTGATAATCAGATATGTTCCACCTAATGAAGTTCCAGTTCCAGCTTCACTTCTAACATCTGTTGATCCATTATTGAACCAATCTGGTAGTGATATTGAAGAAGAAACGACCATGAGTCCCGTAGATCTTGCTAGTTATTTTGATAATAGTGACCTACATGACAAGCCAGACATCCGGCTTGAACATCCTTTAATCATAAAAGAAGTGACCAAAG AGGAACAGAATGAGAATACTAGGAGAAAATTTGCCGGATGGAGCATATCCTTTCTATGTATAGGGATTCTCATGGTAACCGGTGCAGCTTCAGTCGAAAGGTGTCCCAG GGTTTTGCGCGTTACATTGTTTGGCGTGGGTGTAATTGTTCTTTTCTGCAGCATAATTGTACTGGCCtgcataaagcaagatgatacCAGACACAGCTTTGGACACTCTGGAG GTTTTGCTTGCCCATTTGTTCCATTCCTACCTGCTGCCTGCATTCTTATAAACACCTACTTACTAATTGATCTTGG GGCTGCTACATGGCTAAGAGTTTCTGTGTGGCTGTTAATCGGGCTACTTATATACTTGTTCTATGGACGAACTCACAGTTCATTGTTAAATGCAATCTATCTTCCTTCTGCCCGTGCTGATGAGATCCATCGATCTCAAGCAAATCATTTAGCCTAG